A portion of the Marinobacter alexandrii genome contains these proteins:
- a CDS encoding TfoX/Sxy family protein, producing the protein MAFNEHLADKLRIELNRRNILFEEKKMMGGLCIMVDDKMCVGVIKDDLMARVGPHAYNDYLQKIGARLMDFTKRPMKGYLYVDSEGWDNDTQLAHWVDQCLEFNKEAISSKKK; encoded by the coding sequence ATGGCTTTTAACGAACATTTAGCTGACAAACTACGCATAGAGTTAAACAGAAGAAATATTCTATTTGAAGAAAAAAAGATGATGGGTGGATTATGTATCATGGTTGATGATAAAATGTGTGTAGGAGTAATTAAAGATGACCTAATGGCACGTGTCGGTCCGCATGCTTATAATGATTATTTACAAAAAATAGGTGCCCGGCTCATGGACTTCACAAAAAGACCTATGAAAGGTTATCTATATGTTGATTCAGAGGGCTGGGATAATGACACTCAATTAGCTCATTGGGTCGACCAATGCTTGGAGTTCAACAAAGAAGCCATATCCTCCAAAAAGAAATGA
- a CDS encoding SRPBCC family protein has product MKYTCEITINRPKNEVGKLFGDPENMKFWQKGFQSKEVLSGDAGKVGAKTKLKYELGKRSLTMIETITHRNPPEEFHGIYETKGVRNLQKNFFKEEDGSTKWISESEFNCSGFMKVMAFFMGKSAFKKQSKVYMEDFKSFAEGNPKYGG; this is encoded by the coding sequence ATGAAATATACATGCGAAATCACTATCAATCGGCCTAAGAATGAAGTAGGCAAGCTTTTCGGTGACCCTGAAAATATGAAGTTTTGGCAAAAAGGCTTTCAAAGCAAGGAAGTCCTTTCGGGTGATGCTGGGAAAGTAGGTGCTAAAACTAAATTAAAGTACGAACTAGGTAAGAGAAGCTTGACAATGATAGAAACCATCACGCATCGTAATCCTCCTGAAGAATTTCATGGAATATATGAAACCAAGGGAGTGAGAAATCTACAGAAAAACTTTTTTAAAGAGGAAGATGGAAGTACAAAGTGGATTTCCGAGTCAGAGTTTAATTGCTCAGGATTCATGAAAGTAATGGCCTTCTTCATGGGCAAATCTGCTTTTAAAAAACAAAGCAAAGTCTACATGGAGGACTTCAAATCCTTTGCAGAAGGAAATCCGAAGTACGGGGGGTAA
- the lysA gene encoding diaminopimelate decarboxylase, which yields MKNASLIQAAESHGSPLYVYDADQMKKNYKQFIEAFKVDKLKVHYACKALNNQAVLKLFKSLGAGLDCVSLGEVQLGLNAGFTAEDILFTPNNISIDEYEEAIALGVKINVDNLYTLEYFGLNHPEIPLYVRINPHLMAGGNQNISVGHIDSKFGISIHQVPNIERIVKKLNINVMGVHVHTGSDILDADVFIKAAELVFSVVEKFDTVTHIDFGSGFKVAYKPDDLHTDITAFGKKFSKSFKDFCTKQGKEYTLEFEPGKFMVSNAGYFVTKANLIKQTTSCTFVGVDSGFNHFVRPMFYNAHHEIENISNPDGERKVYNVVGYICETDSFASDRIISEVRKGDYLVFKNAGAYCATMASNYNSRPRPAEVLIVDGKDHLIKRRETIDDLLSTQVELNLFE from the coding sequence ATGAAAAATGCAAGCTTGATTCAAGCCGCTGAGTCTCATGGCTCCCCTTTGTATGTGTATGATGCTGATCAAATGAAAAAAAACTACAAACAGTTTATTGAAGCATTTAAAGTTGACAAACTAAAAGTACACTATGCATGTAAAGCGCTGAATAATCAAGCTGTATTAAAACTTTTCAAATCATTGGGTGCTGGTCTTGACTGTGTTTCTTTAGGAGAAGTCCAACTTGGACTTAATGCTGGTTTTACCGCTGAGGATATACTTTTTACACCCAATAATATCTCCATTGATGAATATGAGGAAGCCATTGCTCTGGGAGTAAAAATAAATGTGGATAATCTTTACACACTTGAATATTTTGGACTTAATCATCCAGAGATCCCTCTCTACGTACGAATCAATCCTCATTTAATGGCTGGTGGAAATCAGAATATTTCTGTTGGACATATTGATTCAAAGTTTGGGATATCCATACATCAAGTTCCAAATATTGAGCGAATTGTGAAAAAACTGAATATTAATGTTATGGGTGTGCATGTTCATACCGGTTCAGATATTTTAGATGCAGACGTTTTCATAAAAGCTGCGGAACTAGTATTCAGTGTCGTAGAAAAGTTTGATACAGTCACTCATATCGATTTTGGTAGCGGATTTAAGGTCGCATATAAGCCTGATGATTTGCATACTGATATTACCGCATTTGGAAAAAAATTCAGCAAATCTTTCAAAGACTTTTGTACAAAGCAAGGAAAAGAATACACACTAGAATTTGAGCCCGGAAAATTCATGGTAAGTAATGCCGGATATTTTGTAACCAAAGCAAATCTTATCAAGCAGACTACTTCGTGTACGTTTGTTGGTGTGGACAGTGGCTTCAATCATTTCGTTAGACCAATGTTTTACAATGCTCACCACGAAATAGAAAATATTTCTAATCCTGATGGCGAAAGAAAAGTGTATAATGTGGTAGGATACATCTGTGAGACGGACTCCTTTGCCTCTGACAGAATTATTTCAGAAGTAAGAAAAGGTGATTATTTAGTTTTCAAAAATGCGGGAGCATACTGCGCTACCATGGCATCAAACTATAACTCCAGACCTAGACCTGCAGAAGTTTTGATAGTTGACGGAAAAGACCACTTAATAAAGAGAAGAGAAACAATAGATGATTTACTCAGTACGCAAGTAGAACTAAATCTTTTTGAATGA
- a CDS encoding methylated-DNA--[protein]-cysteine S-methyltransferase — translation MKNYQSAPDWLVPLLKEVEAKPEKKWKDFELSLMGYSPSRVRRYFNKTHGITFQTYLRMSRINGAFLKIREGQTVTKSAFEQGYDSLSGFSETFKNITGFTPGMEGQIITINRIATPLGPMMIGVTDEGLCLLEFTDRKMLETQIERLKKRMRSEMVTGQHPMIDKVSEQLNEYFEGRRKEFDVKMVVPGTEFQQKVWDALNKIPYGVTRSYKQQANVVGDVKAVRAVARANGENRISIIIPCHRIIGSDGSIVGYGGGIHRKQWLLKHEFENN, via the coding sequence ATGAAAAATTATCAATCTGCTCCAGATTGGTTGGTTCCATTACTCAAAGAGGTTGAAGCTAAGCCCGAAAAAAAGTGGAAAGATTTTGAACTTAGTCTAATGGGCTATAGCCCCTCTAGAGTACGACGATATTTCAATAAGACTCATGGAATAACATTTCAAACGTATCTTCGGATGAGTAGAATTAATGGGGCTTTTTTAAAAATTAGGGAAGGACAAACGGTGACAAAATCAGCGTTTGAGCAAGGATATGATTCGCTGAGTGGTTTTTCAGAAACTTTTAAGAACATAACAGGATTTACACCAGGTATGGAAGGTCAAATAATTACAATCAATCGAATAGCAACACCATTGGGACCCATGATGATAGGGGTGACTGATGAGGGATTATGTCTTCTCGAGTTTACGGATAGAAAAATGCTTGAGACTCAAATTGAAAGGCTTAAAAAGAGAATGAGATCTGAGATGGTTACTGGACAACATCCAATGATTGATAAAGTAAGTGAGCAGTTGAATGAATATTTTGAGGGGAGAAGAAAAGAGTTTGATGTGAAAATGGTTGTTCCTGGAACTGAATTCCAACAAAAAGTGTGGGACGCATTAAACAAGATTCCATATGGGGTTACGCGTTCTTACAAACAGCAAGCCAATGTGGTAGGAGATGTCAAAGCGGTAAGGGCAGTGGCACGTGCAAATGGAGAAAATCGTATCTCTATTATTATTCCGTGCCACCGCATTATAGGATCTGATGGTAGCATTGTTGGTTATGGTGGAGGTATTCACCGCAAACAATGGCTTCTCAAACATGAGTTTGAAAACAACTAA
- a CDS encoding T9SS type A sorting domain-containing protein, whose product MKITELKNLILLILLFEGSVSLAQQPQWFIKNQTELGSKIVDLRPNLGPVLQAPPSLLMPPSNSWLYSFKEADNAIYDENGDLEIYIAHDEVFDASGNNIFTLVDQSYSPFYELDYDHLHDQDLAIARVPYDCSKYYIFRYAWENQAVKIHYWIYDISLNTFLVDTNGTLYPNGVNWIPGNQVYSNVSNNNGENSVRNISISKINNSGERLVLFEDDEWVHKITLSQSGITYDGQFFQKSGSGGDYLHEAEVVKLIDGSYRYATMSQESNVSFGELLSIDNAGNLVSNSIFTTNGLIKGVEFSIDGNYLYFTKNVYPYLQYVDVSTSSVINSLAPSFLNAGEANTFAQQRSSFESASIEVAHDGKMYFAGGIGMSSLADSNDPNSLWINLDMPLIVDEYSVGISEKFRPLPSQVDGELLYTPITLPSVVTACGNNFPQVCVEDYPGFTYYWSLSGSQLSQGFGSCFNPNQYGQYNLKVTDENLCEKWYSIEVQNDLPNIPPIKYYSYCSLKGKYPAFVGWGSNPMLGYQGFYGIEWTYEGNPISSGGSDYQIPNQGDGTYTATVHTICGSQTFTFTVYDQLSNYSSHPFALSQFDGFYSLPPSNANYARFKRVGTNPWINDHFWTISDGTTTVNSVDQLIYFPYTPGSGVVLTLTLKLTDHENCTIYTNTTTWSDPPGDIIDDSEIAVVVTPNPTDGNTSVLIENFDSDKNYTLEVTRLDGRSFLKQEISSERTALDLSRFEQGMYLVKVSNETWASTVRVIKE is encoded by the coding sequence ATGAAAATTACGGAATTAAAAAATTTAATACTACTTATCCTACTGTTTGAGGGATCGGTAAGTTTAGCTCAGCAACCTCAGTGGTTTATTAAAAATCAAACTGAGTTAGGTTCTAAAATCGTGGACCTCAGGCCCAATTTAGGACCAGTCCTGCAAGCTCCACCTTCTCTATTAATGCCACCGTCCAATAGCTGGTTGTACTCTTTCAAGGAAGCTGACAATGCGATATATGACGAAAATGGAGATTTGGAAATTTATATTGCGCATGATGAGGTATTTGACGCTAGCGGGAATAATATTTTCACGTTGGTTGATCAATCCTATTCACCCTTTTACGAACTTGATTACGATCATCTTCATGATCAGGATTTAGCAATCGCTCGGGTACCATATGACTGTAGCAAGTACTACATTTTTAGATACGCTTGGGAGAATCAAGCGGTCAAAATTCACTATTGGATATATGACATCAGTCTTAACACATTCCTGGTGGATACAAATGGAACACTCTATCCGAATGGTGTTAATTGGATTCCAGGAAACCAAGTGTACTCCAATGTATCTAATAACAATGGGGAAAATTCAGTTCGAAACATATCGATTTCTAAAATAAATAATAGTGGAGAACGACTCGTTTTATTTGAAGACGATGAATGGGTTCATAAGATAACTCTGAGTCAATCGGGGATTACTTATGATGGCCAATTTTTTCAAAAATCCGGATCTGGAGGAGACTACCTACATGAAGCAGAAGTAGTAAAACTCATAGATGGAAGTTATCGCTATGCAACCATGTCACAGGAGTCTAATGTATCATTCGGCGAACTACTCAGCATAGATAACGCTGGAAACCTGGTTAGTAACTCCATATTCACAACAAACGGACTGATTAAAGGGGTAGAGTTTTCCATTGATGGAAACTACCTGTATTTCACCAAAAACGTTTATCCATATTTACAATATGTCGATGTGTCTACTTCGTCTGTTATTAATTCACTAGCTCCTTCTTTTCTGAATGCAGGCGAAGCAAATACTTTCGCTCAGCAGAGAAGTTCTTTCGAATCTGCATCCATTGAAGTAGCTCATGATGGAAAAATGTATTTTGCAGGAGGGATTGGCATGAGCTCGCTGGCAGATTCCAACGATCCAAACTCATTGTGGATTAACCTAGACATGCCATTAATTGTGGATGAATACTCAGTCGGTATTTCAGAAAAATTTAGACCACTGCCAAGCCAGGTGGATGGAGAATTACTGTATACGCCTATCACGTTACCTTCAGTCGTTACAGCATGCGGAAACAATTTTCCACAAGTATGTGTGGAAGATTATCCAGGATTCACATATTACTGGTCTTTGTCAGGATCACAGCTCAGTCAAGGTTTTGGCTCTTGTTTTAATCCAAACCAGTATGGACAATACAATCTCAAAGTGACAGATGAAAACTTATGTGAGAAATGGTATAGTATCGAAGTTCAGAATGATTTACCAAACATTCCTCCTATCAAATATTATAGCTATTGTTCATTGAAAGGTAAATATCCTGCCTTTGTTGGATGGGGGTCAAATCCAATGCTTGGTTATCAGGGTTTTTATGGAATTGAGTGGACGTATGAAGGAAATCCAATATCCAGTGGTGGATCCGATTATCAGATTCCCAATCAGGGAGATGGCACTTACACGGCGACCGTGCACACCATATGCGGATCTCAAACATTTACGTTCACTGTTTATGACCAATTGTCGAATTACTCTTCGCATCCTTTCGCTTTATCTCAGTTTGATGGATTTTATTCGCTCCCTCCTTCAAACGCTAATTATGCACGATTTAAGCGAGTAGGAACAAATCCGTGGATCAATGACCATTTTTGGACAATTTCGGATGGCACTACCACAGTCAATTCGGTAGATCAGCTGATCTACTTCCCATATACACCGGGCTCTGGAGTCGTATTAACATTAACTCTAAAGCTTACAGATCATGAGAATTGCACCATCTACACGAATACAACTACTTGGTCGGATCCTCCAGGAGATATTATCGATGATAGTGAAATTGCTGTTGTCGTTACTCCTAATCCTACCGATGGAAACACATCTGTTCTGATAGAGAATTTTGATTCTGACAAAAACTACACGTTAGAAGTCACACGATTAGACGGAAGAAGTTTCTTAAAACAAGAGATCTCTTCTGAAAGGACTGCTTTAGACCTTAGTAGATTTGAACAAGGCATGTACTTAGTGAAAGTTTCCAATGAAACATGGGCTTCTACTGTGCGAGTTATAAAAGAATAG
- the rny gene encoding ribonuclease Y, whose protein sequence is MDTTTIIIIGSIISLAIGFLVGRALQGKGASKKIKEAEEQSKLILKEAEVSAENIKKDKILEAKENFLKKKSEFEEESNRKKNIIITNEQKLKQKEANLNKQFEHAKQKEDEVNQLKETLSTQMEIARQRKDEFEKMQKQQVAILEKAANLPAEEAKAQLMEALQDEARTSASAHIKEIVEEAKMTATKEAKKVVIEAIQRTATEHAIENTVSVFNIESDDIKGKIIGREGRNIRALEAATGVEIIVDDTPEAIIISGFDPVRREIARLSLHRLVQDGRIHPARIEEIVNKTSKNIDEEIVEIGERTVIDLGIHGLHPELIKMIGRMRFRSSYGQNLLQHSREVANLCATLASELGLNPKLAKRAGLLHDIGKVWPEEPEKPHAIIGMELAKKYKENGEVCNAIGAHHDEIEMTSMISPIVQACDAISGSRPGARREIMEQYLKRLKDLESIAHNFDGVNKCYAIQAGRELRVLVDAENVDDKQASDLSFNISQKIEKDMQYPGQIKVTVIRETRAVAFAK, encoded by the coding sequence ATGGACACCACGACAATAATTATAATAGGATCTATCATATCCTTAGCAATAGGATTTTTAGTTGGTAGAGCACTACAAGGCAAAGGAGCCAGTAAAAAAATTAAAGAAGCTGAAGAGCAAAGTAAGCTTATCCTTAAAGAGGCCGAAGTATCAGCGGAAAACATCAAGAAAGATAAAATTCTCGAAGCAAAAGAGAATTTTCTTAAAAAGAAAAGTGAGTTTGAAGAAGAATCAAACCGCAAAAAAAATATCATCATCACTAATGAGCAAAAACTAAAACAGAAAGAAGCGAATCTTAATAAGCAGTTTGAACACGCGAAGCAAAAAGAAGATGAGGTAAATCAACTCAAAGAAACACTTTCAACGCAAATGGAAATTGCTCGTCAGCGCAAAGACGAGTTTGAGAAAATGCAAAAACAACAAGTCGCTATTTTGGAAAAAGCGGCTAACCTCCCAGCAGAAGAAGCTAAAGCTCAATTGATGGAAGCACTACAAGATGAAGCTCGTACTAGTGCATCTGCTCACATCAAAGAAATAGTGGAAGAGGCAAAAATGACTGCTACAAAAGAAGCTAAAAAGGTTGTTATTGAAGCAATACAACGAACTGCCACAGAACATGCCATTGAAAATACAGTATCAGTTTTCAATATAGAAAGCGATGACATCAAGGGGAAAATAATTGGCCGAGAGGGGAGAAACATTCGTGCCTTGGAAGCGGCCACAGGCGTTGAGATTATAGTAGACGATACACCCGAAGCAATCATCATTTCTGGGTTCGATCCTGTGAGAAGAGAGATTGCTAGATTATCACTTCATAGGTTAGTTCAGGATGGGAGAATTCACCCAGCAAGAATAGAGGAAATCGTAAATAAGACTTCTAAAAATATCGATGAAGAAATAGTCGAGATTGGAGAACGTACTGTGATCGATTTAGGAATCCATGGACTACACCCCGAATTGATTAAAATGATTGGGCGAATGAGGTTCAGGTCTTCATATGGCCAAAATCTATTGCAGCACTCAAGAGAAGTTGCGAATTTGTGTGCAACACTAGCATCGGAACTTGGACTTAACCCTAAGCTAGCTAAGCGAGCAGGCCTTCTTCATGATATCGGCAAAGTATGGCCAGAAGAACCTGAAAAACCTCATGCAATTATTGGAATGGAGCTTGCAAAAAAATATAAGGAGAACGGTGAAGTCTGTAATGCAATCGGCGCACATCATGATGAAATTGAAATGACTTCTATGATCTCGCCTATCGTTCAGGCATGTGATGCGATCTCTGGCTCTCGTCCAGGAGCAAGACGTGAAATCATGGAACAGTACTTGAAAAGGCTAAAAGATTTGGAAAGTATAGCGCATAACTTTGATGGTGTAAATAAATGCTATGCTATTCAAGCAGGTCGTGAACTACGAGTATTGGTTGATGCAGAAAATGTAGATGACAAGCAGGCCAGTGACTTATCATTTAATATCTCTCAAAAAATAGAGAAAGACATGCAGTATCCTGGACAAATAAAGGTAACCGTAATCAGAGAAACACGAGCTGTTGCGTTTGCGAAATAG
- a CDS encoding GNAT family N-acetyltransferase, with protein sequence MMEVRSAIKDDLLSLATLFNSYRVWYKKGSDVDGAKKFLEERMHKQDSEVYVCEDQGQLIGFVQLYPLFSSTRMSKFWLLNDLFVNEDYRGKGVSIKLIDRAKKLVKDSGACGMYLETDKTNFVGNKLYPKTGFQLNETSNFYEWELTNG encoded by the coding sequence ATGATGGAGGTAAGGAGCGCAATTAAAGACGACCTGTTATCATTGGCCACCTTATTCAATAGCTATAGGGTTTGGTATAAGAAGGGTTCAGATGTAGACGGTGCTAAAAAGTTTTTAGAAGAAAGAATGCATAAACAAGATTCAGAAGTTTATGTATGCGAAGATCAGGGTCAGCTCATTGGATTTGTTCAATTATATCCTCTCTTCTCTTCCACTAGAATGAGCAAGTTTTGGCTTCTTAATGATTTGTTTGTCAATGAAGATTATCGGGGAAAAGGAGTTTCCATTAAGTTAATTGATAGAGCAAAAAAACTAGTTAAGGATAGTGGGGCTTGCGGGATGTATTTAGAAACTGATAAAACCAATTTCGTTGGCAACAAACTATATCCCAAAACTGGATTTCAGCTAAACGAAACTTCTAACTTTTATGAATGGGAGTTAACTAATGGTTAG
- a CDS encoding LytTR family transcriptional regulator DNA-binding domain-containing protein, whose product MFIISGESPSFRPYEYNEVLQNLPQGHIINNLTFDSEGTLYFTFLHHTGYLKILPNGAHENYLGSIERGHIEINYIQKLNPDGFTYYDRPKSKYPKPTGLINKSFHSSVEKTPRNIDGAYFDASGNNFFTLENGITQIDSVGKVRSIPISRFILEISKLDESHFWVSSISGGVRIFDQYGNLTRHILDGLSISMIYADHEGGLWISTLRNGVFYVKNKKMLNFSLPNGKVGISDLAVDNSKNLWVGLRNGDIYRKFHGSFKLVHEATEHSINAHLFQDPSRETLYYSSDFYLHNDQSQDSMFIGSNIGFQIVHDSSNKLAYVNNHFGVSSITEENGELKSELSGIRVYDLDFFNEEMYLACKTGLFVKKNDRAIRKDSSNAILSSRLNDLCILNDYLVLASSGYGTIFYDEHTMWTISQKQGLTGDFVSKLYVEDSHTLWVCTNTGLNRIKFHQDNSYEIETIEFNDGLISNEVTDIEITRDTVWVATREGLSCFSKNLLSQPKKTINYFLKSQGVLINEKVLNKEKSLFLPYDKNRVEFRFSGISFNESEKLIYRYKLEGLEDNWNYTESRTALYSTLPDGEYHFIVELKGRNKTWQSERLNTLITIYPPYWKTWWFILASVIAIFLLAYLFFRYRVFARNRDLIRELLRQGLKKVNRNPSHILIKDAGKEIKIQTKDILFVKSEGNYLKVVTEKDNYLFREKIGNFFKLTPDPLEFIRVRRSYIVRIDKVTQKGRKHLLIGDHKIQIGETYLKELNKIVL is encoded by the coding sequence ATGTTCATCATCTCAGGAGAATCACCCTCTTTCCGCCCTTATGAATATAACGAAGTACTACAAAACCTCCCCCAAGGTCATATTATAAACAATCTCACTTTTGATTCAGAAGGCACCCTCTATTTCACTTTCCTGCATCATACCGGATATTTAAAAATTCTACCCAATGGAGCTCATGAAAACTATTTAGGGAGTATTGAGAGAGGCCACATAGAAATTAATTATATACAAAAATTAAATCCCGATGGGTTCACTTATTATGATCGTCCTAAATCAAAATATCCTAAACCTACTGGACTGATAAACAAGTCGTTTCATTCTAGCGTAGAAAAAACCCCTCGCAACATTGATGGTGCCTATTTTGATGCTTCGGGAAACAATTTTTTCACCCTTGAAAACGGTATTACACAAATAGATAGTGTAGGAAAAGTTCGTTCCATTCCAATTTCCCGTTTCATTCTGGAAATTTCAAAATTAGATGAATCACACTTTTGGGTGTCATCCATTTCTGGTGGTGTCAGAATATTTGATCAATATGGAAATCTCACTCGTCATATTTTAGATGGCCTTTCCATTTCTATGATTTATGCTGATCATGAAGGAGGTTTGTGGATCTCTACTCTTCGAAATGGGGTATTTTATGTTAAGAATAAAAAAATGTTAAACTTCAGCCTGCCTAACGGCAAGGTAGGGATTTCTGACCTTGCTGTAGATAACTCTAAAAATCTTTGGGTGGGTCTGCGTAATGGAGATATTTACAGAAAATTCCACGGTTCTTTTAAGCTCGTGCATGAAGCTACCGAACATTCGATAAACGCTCACCTTTTTCAGGATCCATCAAGAGAGACTTTATACTATAGTTCAGACTTCTATTTACATAATGATCAAAGCCAAGATAGTATGTTCATAGGTTCGAACATAGGCTTCCAAATTGTACACGATTCATCAAACAAACTAGCTTATGTCAACAACCACTTTGGAGTTAGTTCAATAACTGAAGAAAATGGTGAACTAAAAAGTGAGCTCTCCGGAATCAGAGTATATGATCTGGACTTCTTCAATGAAGAAATGTATTTAGCCTGCAAAACTGGACTTTTTGTGAAGAAAAATGATAGAGCTATACGCAAGGATAGTAGCAATGCCATTTTATCCTCACGCCTAAATGATCTATGTATTTTAAACGACTACCTGGTTTTAGCATCAAGTGGGTATGGTACGATATTTTACGATGAGCATACTATGTGGACGATATCTCAAAAGCAAGGGCTTACTGGCGACTTTGTATCAAAACTGTATGTAGAAGATAGCCACACATTATGGGTATGTACGAATACTGGCTTGAATCGGATTAAATTCCACCAAGACAATTCATACGAAATTGAAACCATTGAATTTAACGATGGGCTAATTAGTAATGAAGTAACGGACATTGAAATAACTAGAGATACTGTTTGGGTAGCCACAAGAGAAGGGTTGAGTTGCTTCTCTAAAAACTTGCTATCTCAACCAAAAAAAACTATCAATTATTTTCTTAAAAGCCAGGGAGTTTTAATCAATGAAAAAGTCTTGAATAAGGAAAAATCTCTTTTCCTTCCGTATGATAAGAATCGTGTCGAGTTCAGGTTTTCAGGAATTTCATTCAATGAATCCGAAAAATTGATTTACAGATACAAACTTGAAGGACTTGAAGATAATTGGAATTATACCGAAAGCAGAACCGCTTTATATTCCACACTACCAGATGGTGAATATCACTTCATTGTTGAATTAAAAGGAAGGAATAAAACATGGCAATCAGAAAGGTTGAATACCCTCATTACAATATATCCTCCCTATTGGAAAACATGGTGGTTTATCCTAGCCAGCGTCATAGCCATCTTTTTGCTAGCCTATTTGTTTTTCCGTTACCGAGTCTTTGCCAGAAATCGTGACCTGATAAGAGAACTCTTAAGACAGGGCCTCAAGAAAGTAAATAGAAATCCATCGCATATTCTAATAAAAGACGCAGGGAAAGAAATCAAAATACAAACGAAAGATATTCTTTTCGTTAAGTCTGAAGGAAATTATTTAAAAGTAGTAACTGAAAAAGACAACTATCTTTTTAGAGAAAAAATCGGAAATTTTTTTAAACTAACTCCTGACCCACTTGAATTTATAAGAGTCAGAAGATCATACATTGTTAGAATAGATAAAGTCACCCAAAAAGGGAGAAAACACTTATTGATAGGCGACCACAAAATCCAGATCGGGGAAACCTACCTCAAGGAATTAAATAAAATTGTATTATAA